From a region of the Podospora pseudopauciseta strain CBS 411.78 chromosome 7 map unlocalized CBS411.78m_7, whole genome shotgun sequence genome:
- a CDS encoding uncharacterized protein (EggNog:ENOG503NXVC), whose product MVSKLQIHTPYVLTTLAAPFADSQGTGRHVAGEVFGQKQGLKRKKRSELAVAIDGVAVTIYDVLSSQQVISHDVSTESVFTCPPYSLRWRPSSGKSASRYTYVSATTSKEKQITLFKEEISTSQATAVSSLSHTPRTKTPIVHLCAGAAHTSPHSVPGDELPNHEIIAVASDGTIIGLDGETLDEKWSTAPTVLVQGLASGSGSHLQVDFVQATTAADVVDGLFGGKNELFGVFKENVSRDGFNPDILLIITSSKTPENVTQQNLHVLALPSGRQAQSIFVTRLPSFPASTEYQLDARSGTLQTLANGLLSSYTFSSGSPRLETKLQISGMSSFLRISKTSVLAATPESFSIYNPIFRSLQAATPANSEGDCQLISYFGAREIAVGLHGSSLIAVQVEAPKNRNTKRRAEGLLTDAIRRGLPREQSETKRARAEHHSSAVLEQALPGVLSETMSAEWRNGVANAEELLAAEDLRAWEEFLASIFKVQTKPIEAQEAGSAATNGIVASPQLPEWIWPSSRAEYAHVDRRWIFYAISKVFAWNQPAADSEEPRLSCPLAASSVLNYLVDAGHLSTSNVKSAFKDETCELDNVDDIIGAELPPLLAQVDPTMALLLEYLSGTQLGPTELVSAVKLLLHSLDVDETPSSSEQKRLKGVAEKSADEDNDAIKMELDKAEEELQITEVHLSGHRFRGLGVAFSKLAACPAVSTVQSLRRLFKPEQIIGLLNVLRAELIKDGWTSDYREEIEAPPDGSLQLIADLMTRCIDAVGLGGWMAFDGVLANSASHEDAADYFGRFNHEIDSALQGIHDAIYLQSMLAEATRYAKRARRALLDAGKGMPTTVQFTEQLPVGLKTDARISMERIRSGGEIVQRSSRDIGQAISRRRAVYSVQRIPEELLLGVRGSRETVVQEAK is encoded by the exons ATGGTGTCCAAACTACAGATACACACTCCCTATGTGTTGACCACCCTTGCCGCCCCCTTCGCCGACTCCCAGGGCACCGGTCGCCATGTTGCAGGCGAGGTTTTTGGACAGAAGCAAGGACTCAAGCGCAAGAAACGGTCAGAGCTTGCCGTAGCCATTGACGGCGTCGCTGTCACTATCTACGAT GTTCTCTCCTCCCAGCAGGTCATATCTCACGATGTCTCGACAGAATCAGTCTTCACATGCCCCCCCTACTCGCTCAGATGGAGACCGTCTTCCGGGAAGAGCGCTTCTCGATACACATATGTTTCAGCTACCACGTCCAAGGAGAAGCAGATCACACTGTTCAAGGAGGAAATTTCTACGTCCCAGGCCACAGCAGTGTCAAGCTTGTCGCATACGCCTCGAACCAAGACACCCATCGTCCATCTTTGCGCCGGCGCAGCTCATACTTCTCCACACTCGGTACCGGGCGATGAGCTCCCAAACCACGAAATAATTGCCGTGGCTTCCGACGGCACCATCATTGGCCTTGATGGGGAAACGCTTGACGAGAAGTGGTCAACTGCGCCTACCGTGCTTGTTCAAGGGCTTGCCTCTGGTTCGGGATCGCATCTTCAGGTTGACTTTGTCCAGGCCACCACCGCGGCTGATGTTGTCGATGGCCTGTTTGGTGGTAAGAACGAGCTGTTTGGCGTTTTCAAGGAAAATGTGAGCCGCGATGGGTTCAATCCGgatatcctcctcatcatcacgTCGTCCAAAACGCCCGAGAACGTCACCCAGCAAAATCTGCACGTTCTTGCTCTTCCGTCGGGGAGACAGGCGCAGTCGATCTTTGTCACTCGGCTCCCAAGTTTCCCGGCTTCGACCGAATATCAGCTCGATGCGAGATCCGGCACACTGCAGACCTTGGCCAACGGGCTACTCTCCAGTTACACCTTCAGCTCCGGCAGTCCGCGCCTTGAGACTAAGCTACAGATCTCCGGCATGAGCTCGTTTCTTCGAATCTCCAAGACGTCTGTCCTCGCCGCTACGCCCGAGTCCTTTTCCATCTACAACCCCATCTTTCGCTCTCTCCAAGCTGCCACCCCTGCCAACTCCGAAGGTGATTGTCAACTCATTTCCTACTTTGGCGCCCGGGAAATTGCGGTTGGCTTGCACGGATCAAGCCTCATTGCCGTACAGGTTGAGGCGCCCAAGAACCGCAACACGAAGCGTCGTGCAGAGGGACTATTGACGGATGCGATTCGCCGCGGATTACCTCGTGAACAATCCGAAACAAAACGAGCTCGTGCGGAGCACCACTCTTCGGCAGTTCTTGAACAAGCCCTGCCCGGCGTGCTATCTGAAACCATGTCTGCTGAATGGAGAAATGGCGTGGCCAACGCGGAGGAGCTTCTTGCCGCCGAAGATTTGCGTGCCTGGGAAGAGTTCCTCGCCAGTATTTTCAAAGTTCAAACCAAGCCGATCGAAGCTCAGGAAGCTGGCTCTGCTGCTACAAATGGCATCGTCGCCAGTCCTCAGCTACCAGAATGGATCTGGCCCTCTTCCAGAGCCGAATATGCGCATGTCGACAGGCGCTGGATATTTTACGCCATCAGCAAAGTGTTTGCGTGGAATCAGCCGGCTGCCGACTCGGAGGAACCTAGATTGTCTTGCCCACTTGCGGCGAGCAGTGTTCTTAACTATCTGGTAGATGCTGGCCACTTGTCCACCTCCAATGTCAAATCAGCCTTCAAGGATGAGACGTGCGAGTTGGACAATGTCGACGATATTATTGGAGCGGAGCTGCCTCCCCTTCTTGCTCAAGTCGACCCCACGATGGCGTTACTCCTTGAGTACTTGTCAGGAACTCAGCTTGGCCCCACAGAGCTTGTTTCCGCTGTCAAGTTGCTTCTCCACAGCCTGGACGTGGATGAAACCCCGTCCAGTTCGGAACAGAAACGTCTGAAGGGCGTCGCCGAAAAGAGTGCTGATGAGGATAATGACGCCATCAAGATGGAACTCGACAAGGCTGAAGAGGAACTCCAGATCACCGAGGTGCATCTGAGTGGGCACCGTTTCCGAGGACTCGGTGTGGCATTTAGCAAGTTGGCTGCTTGCCCAGCAGTGAGCACTGTCCAGAGCCTTCGGCGTCTGTTCAAGCCCGAGCAGATCATCGGGCTACTTAATGTGTTGCGGGCCGAACTCATCAAAGATGGCTGGACGTCGGATTATCGGGAGGAAATCGAGGCGCCCCCAGACGGAAGCCTGCAGCTCATCGCGGATCTTATGACCAGATGCATAGACGCGGTCGGCCTGGGCGGTTGGATGGCGTTTGACGGTGTGCTCGCCAACTCGGCCAGCCACGAAGATGCGGCTGACTACTTTGGGCGGTTCAATCACGAAATCGACTCCGCCTTGCAAGGCATTCACGACGCTATCTATCTGCAGAGCATGCTGGCCGAGGCCACCAGGTACGCAAAGAGGGCCCGTCGGGCGCTTTTGGACGCCGGCAAGGGAATGCCCACAACGGTGCAGTTCACAGAGCAGCTGCCGGTAGGGCTCAAGACAGATGCCAGGATATCTATGGAAAGGATCAGGTCAGGCGGAGAAATTGTCCAGCGCAGCAGCCGAGATATTGGCCAGGCCATCAGCCGGAGGAGGGCCGTTTACTCGGTGCAGCGGATACCGGAGGAGCTGTTGTTGGGCGTGAGGGGATCACGCGAAACCGTTGTGCAGGAAGCCAAGTAA
- a CDS encoding uncharacterized protein (EggNog:ENOG503P2ET) has protein sequence MTVANDRVLRVESVDALAQQLYRRSRTAGPDFSKLSKAVGSLQRVLKHLRDEVQDADSLLNQPGSSNHDSPNGVYHEELTRLVQESDYTIKQVNTLIEKYGGASAVSNGMGAESRDSSRTPDEDPTDKALKIDLVRERVVSQKAKLFNFLDMVQLHNPSKVHHSLVKLDNNSQMEDIKNKVDIVANRLFQKRRGSPVGEHQEELWQEFKTEFENEGFSSDVLRNNKEVLRAYIRELESHKAPQDGTPPSVRGLLEWGTQPPMGEQGASSSYPVPNPDPRPNHGDAPISNEGRRRIPTSDTEKTLQVHRHLQPPAISNHSSHLSYDYCTSSEPSDSESNPVSQTTLISTRDILTLDLYEANKMPGRLGSRGPPPNYNLSPGTSPGNRYLPPGVQPLQIPGADAISYDGQYSRPPRYASPSSQFPPPYTRALSPSSSTVTPPPPYTSQVSLSVPHAGNDLSYHQHRQQQARQHSNLAPDGRGKQIPLDATWTRIKRSLVSPVVLERAGVRYEARPTFVAVLGKLSPEQIAEYARQTAEVRNARGPSNAPSEIYEPPNRARPRGYPEGRRMRGGGGARIRSNNNPPQPAHWDDGDSSDDQRDYRQEVARTKYIPRGYTPDKYRPEDKGARAHPIIISTPDSGYGEGSRVSPSATVEPKPILKQNHVRFNDGPRDISPGYYTDRSHREKGRRRSERDNQDRDDRARDDRSGDRDSRAREQRERERERERERERERERDRPRRGSSRDRERERERERERERERERERERERERERERERERERDRERERRNRQYTDRDRDRDRYSRENSNGNRYRDRSREDDRSALRKSHWKETAGAIGVGGAAATLLSVLTDAVQYL, from the exons ATGACGGTTGCGAACGACCGCGTGTTGCGCGTCGAGTCGGTCGATGCCCTTGCACAACAGTTGTATCGCCGTTCTCGGACTGCTGGCCCGGATTTCAGTAAACTGAGCAAGGCTGTTGGCAGTCTCCAAAGGGTCCTCAAGCACCTACGCGACGAGGTCCAGGACGCCGACTCCCTTCTCAACCAACCGGGATCGTCCAATCATGACAGTCCAAATGGCGTCTATCATGAGGAGCTGACCAGGCTCGTCCAGGAGAGCGACTACACCATCAAGCAGGTGAACACGCTTATCGAAAAATATGGTGGTGCCAGCGCTGTCTCGAATGGCATGGGAGCCGAGAGCCGGGATTCCTCCAGGACCCCTGATGAAGACCCAACCGACAAGGCACTCAAGATTGACCTAGTCAGGGAGCGCGTGGTCTCCCAAAAGGCCAAACTTTTCAACTTTCTGGACATGGTGCAGCTACACAACCCATCAAAGGTGCATCATTCGCTGGTGAAATTAGACAACAACTCGCAGATGGAAGacatcaagaacaaggtGGATATCGTTGCCAACCGCTTGTTTCAAAAAAGACGAGGTTCACCAGTGGGAGAGCACCAAGAAGAGCTGTGGCAAGAGTTCAAGACTGAGTTCGAAAACGAGGGGTTCTCGTCAGACGTCCTCCGCAACAACAAG GAAGTCCTTCGGGCATACATACGCGAGCTCGAATCGCACAAAGCCCCTCAGGACGGAACACCCCCTTCTGTTCGCGGACTGCTCGAATGGGGCACCCAACCGCCAATGGGAGAGCAGGGTGCTTCCTCATCCTACCCAGTGCCCAACCCGGACCCAAGACCCAACCATGGTGATGCCCCCATTAGTAACGAGGGACGACGACGGATCCCGACCTCGGACACAGAGAAAACCCTTCAAGTCCATCGACATTTACAACCTCCTGCCATCTCTAACCATTCATCACATCTCAGCTATGACTACTGCACATCATCTGAACCCTCCGACTCCGAGTCCAACCCTGTTTCTCAAACGACCTTGATATCAACGCGAGATATTCTCACCCTTGACTTGTACGAAGCTAACAAGATGCCTGGACGCCTGGGCTCACGCGGCCCACCACCCAACTACAACCTGTCTCCTGGAACATCGCCAGGAAATCGGTATTTGCCTCCTGGGGTTCAGCCGCTGCAGATCCCTGGAGCAGATGCCATCTCTTACGATGGCCAGTACTCGAGGCCTCCTCGATACGCTTCGCCATCCTCTCAGTTCCCGCCCCCTTACACCAGAGCCTTGTCCCCAAGTTCATCGACCGTgacaccaccgcctccctaCACCAGCCAAGTGTCGCTCTCGGTCCCTCATGCCGGGAATGATCTTTCTTATCACCAACATCGGCAGCAACAAGCTCGGCAGCACAGTAACCTAGCCCCCGATGGTCGAGGCAAACAGATCCCACTGGACGCGACCTGGACCAGAATCAAGCGCAGCCTTGTATCGCCTGTCGTTCTCGAGAGAGCTGGTGTGCGTTACGAGGCCAGACCGACCTTTGTTGCAGTCCTTGGCAAGCTGTCCCCCGAGCAAATTGCCGAGTATGCCAGACAGACTGCCGAAGTCCGAAACGCAAGAGGCCCATCCAATGCTCCAAGCGAGATCTATGAACCCCCCAACCGAGCACGCCCTCGAGGATACCCCGAGGGACGAAGGATGcgtggaggcggaggtgcAAGAATTCggagcaacaacaacccacccCAACCGGCACACTGGGATGATGGCGATTCCTCCGACGATCAACGTGATTACCGCCAGGAGGTGGCACGCACCAAATACATACCCAGAGGCTACACCCCCGATAAATACCGCCCCGAAGACAAGGGTGCAAGAGCCCACCCCATCATTATCTCGACCCCTGATAGCGGCTACGGCGAAGGCAGTAGGGTCTCACCCTCGGCCACTGTTGAGCCGAAGCCGATCTTGAAACAGAACCACGTCCGGTTCAACGATGGACCGAGGGACATCTCTCCCGGCTATTACACAGATCGCTCCCACCGCGAAAAGGGTCGACGCCGTTCTGAGCGGGACAACCAAGACCGAGATGACAGAGCCAGGGATGACCGGTCCGGTGATCGGGACAGTCGGGCTCGCGAGCAGCGTGaacgggagcgggagcgggaacGGGAACGGGAACGTGAAAGAGAGAGGGACCGGCCTCGCAGAGGTAGTTCCCGCGacagggagagggagagggagagggagagggagagggagagggagagggagagggagagggagagggagagggagagggagagggagagggaacgTGAGCGGGAACGAGaccgggagcgggagcgcCGCAACCGCCAATACACCGACAGGGATAGAGATAGGGATCGGTACAGCCGAGAGAACAGTAATGGCAACCGGTACAGAGACAGGTCGAGGGAAGATGATAGGTCGGCTTTGAGGAAGAGCCACTGGAAGGAGACGGCGGGGGCGattggggtgggaggggcggCTGCTACGCTGCTGAGTGTTTTGACGGATGCTGTTCAGTATTTGTGA
- the DPB11 gene encoding protein kinase activating protein dpb11 (COG:L; EggNog:ENOG503NUFG), which yields MYSSLTLTPVMILRSSRISQQQHVKVPHMSAAHATRLSAFPLSVRYSVVVHAASCSCSPGKHKDPMEAGFDPAQPFRGVVICCTSIPPDLREDIASKTIELGGLHKYDLTPECTHLIVGNYDTAKYRHVARERPDIKPMATAWVEAVRDLWVRDAEIDFAALEKQWQMRAFERDGGTMDPNHPRGQLLCCTTGIEDPAARQEIANLIEANGGRYTGDLVKDVTHLIAQKPEGKKYYASKRWGQQTVSVEWVRDSVERGMILDERYYDPVLPPEERGVGAWNKERAQHAAMGKRLRENAAAQEDGKRKLRKTASMKLNSQRDNLWGDILGMGKPPQPETAEPFETAPQQPAPSASFQHVTQPSLSGPNPTKSMDTQGSKLSPFGRPDESGVFASCCFFIQGFSAKKTEMLLNTVASLGGVICHSLEEVSSASGAQMAHRFFIIPQDSPPEIQPKFPENVSIITEFYIEKCLHNKRFFHPTDHVIGRPFPTFPIPGFEKLSICTSNFTGVDLNQMDKSIRQLGARYEERFTADISILVCPTLSGIRPQKLKLALEWKIPVVNAGWLWKCISTGSIVPIRDFLFPELKQQDLQGPKHTMAHEPPEATKGRQKPKQAARDTVDQDLLSKPTATTKPTRRSDIDASAFAHEKTDTVAKPPKKRMAPEDSFLTTANTHFETAPTHHAPSESTKTPSNETPRAPISEALPNCLNRPSSSSSASSRSGQAPETHKPLSRTRSEVADSEATDGDVGQSADAASPLHSIPEVEARKDNAEKLRAMRAEQERIALSEKLTSALLKRTTSTVIAAGSESAGLTADRLSSMEGDRQQPQAKRRKREILGRAISNVSAVSNLSAASSSEQKDAENGSLGDKDKSQGPLVSSSQLHFEDPQSRKAKAALLGKLTGSTVEGGGKLTAEQGFVTIGDLGGYGPSNNASSAGAGAGALPQRRTARRR from the exons ATGTATAGTAGcttaaccctaacccctgTTATGATTCTTCGATCCTCCCGCAtcagccagcagcaacatgtTAAAGTGCCCCACATGTCAGCTGCCCACGCGACGCGACTGTCCGCATTCCCGCTGTCCGTCAGATATTCTGTCGTCGTTCACGCAGCCTCATGCTCATGCTCGCCGGGTAAACACAAAGATCCAATGGAGGCCGGCTTCGACCCAGCTCAACCTTTCCGGGGCGTTGTCATCTGCTGCACCAGCATCCCGCCCGACCTCAGG GAAGACATCGCCTCGAAAACGATCGAACTGGGAGGTCTCCACAAGTATGACCTCACCCCCGAATGCACACATCTGATCGTCGGAAACTACGACACCGCAAAGTACCGCCATGTCGCCAGAGAGCGCCCCGACATCAAGCCCATGGCTACTGCCTGGGTCGAGGCCGTCCGGGATCTCTGGGTGAGGGATGCCGAGATCGACTTTGCCGCCCTGGAAAAACAATGGCAGATGCGCGCCTTCGAGAGGGATGGAGGAACTATGgacccaaaccacccccgcGGCCAGCTTCTCTGTTGCACAACTGGCATCGAGGACCCCGCCGCCCGTCAGGAAATCGCAAATTTGATCGAAGCCAACGGTGGGCGCTACACTGGCGATCTCGTCAAGGACGTCACGCACCTGATTGCCCAGAAACCCGAAGGCAAGAAATATTACGCCTCCAAGAGATGGGGCCAACAGACCGTGTCGGTCGAGTGGGTCAGAGACAGTGTCGAACGAGGCATGATCTTGGATGAGAGGTACTACGACCCTGTGTTGCCTCCGGAAGAAAGGGGTGTCGGTGCTTGGAACAAGGAACGGGCACAGCACGCTGCTATGGGAAAGCGGTTGAGAGAAAATGCCGCCGCCCAGGAGGATGGAAAGCGAAAGCTGCGCAAGACTGCCAGTATGAAGCTTAATAGTCAGAGAGATAACCTTTGGGGGGACATTTTAGGCATGGGCAAGCCACCACAGCCCGAGACCGCCGAACCTTTCGAGACCGCCCCGCAACAACCTGCTCCCTCAGCGTCTTTTCAGCATGTCACACAACCATCACTTTCAGGCCCAAATCCCACGAAGTCAATGGACACCCAAGGCTCAAAGCTCTCGCCTTTCGGTCGCCCCGATGAAAGCGGCGTGTTCGCCTCATGTTGCTTCTTCATCCAGGGGTTCTCGGCCAAAAAGACCGAGATGCTTCTCAACACTGTGGCCTCTTTGGGGGGCGTGATATGCCATTCTCTAGAAGAAGTTTCCTCGGCATCTGGTGCTCAGATGGCACATCGATTCTTTATTATACCGCAGGACTCTCCTCCCGAGATACAGCCAAAATTCCCCGAGAACGTCAGCATCATTACCGAATTTTATATTGAGAAATGCCTCCACAACAAGCGCTTTTTCCACCCAACAGACCATGTCATCGGGCGTCCATTCCCAACATTTCCCATTCCGGGTTTTGAGAAGCTCTCCATCTGCACGTCCAACTTCACTGGCGTCGACCTCAACCAGATGGACAAGTCCATCAGGCAATTGGGGGCGAGATACGAAGAGCGATTCACTGCCGATATCTCCATATTAGTCTGCCCGACGCTCTCTGGGATCAGGCCGCAGAAGTTGAAGCTTGCGTTGGAGTGGAAAATACCTGTTGTGAATGCCGGTTGGTTGTGGAAATGCATATCTACGGGCTCTATTGTTCCTATCCGGGACTTCCTATTTCCAGAGCTAAAGCAGCAGGATTTGCAGGGCCCAAAGCACACCATGGCACATGAGCCTCCCGAGGCCACGAAGGGCAGGCAGAAGCCCAAGCAAGCAGCAAGAGACACGGTAGACCAGGACTTGTTGTCCAAGCCAACTGCCACGACCAAGCCTACACGTCGCTCAGATATCGATGCGTCAGCTTTTGCCCATGAGAAGACGGACACAGTCGCTAAACCGCCTAAAAAGAGAATGGCGCCAGAAGACTCCTTCTTGACGACGGCCAATACGCACTTTGAAACAGCACCCACTCACCATGCTCCCAGCGAATCTACCAAAACCCCTTCCAATGAGACACCCAGAGCGCCTATCTCGGAAGCCTTACCCAACTGTCTGAATaggccctcttcctcctcctcggcttctTCGCGATCCGGACAGGCACCAGAAACTCACAAGCCCCTTAGCCGCACACGCTCCGAAGTGGCCGATTCTGAGGCCACCGATGGCGATGTCGGGCAATCAGCAGACGCGGCCTCTCCCCTCCATTCTATACCCGAGGTGGAAGCACGCAAAGACAACGCAGAAAAGTTGCGGGCAATGCGTGCAGAACAGGAGCGTATCGCTCTGTCAGAAAAGCTAACATCCGCCCTTCTCAAGAGGACAACCAGCACAGTCATCGCCGCCGGGTCAGAGAGTGCCGGACTCACGGCTGACCGGTTATCCTCTATGGAAGGTGACAGGCAGCAGCCCCAAGCCAAGAGACGCAAGAGAGAGATCTTGGGCAGGGCCATCTCCAATGTGTCGGCCGTGTCCAACCTATCGGCAGCTAGCAGCTCCGAGCAGAAGGATGCAGAAAATGGCTCGCTCGGGGACAAGGACAAATCACAGGGACCGCTTGTGTCGAGCTCGCAGCTCCATTTTGAGGATCCGCAGTCGAGAAAGGCAAAGGCGGCGTTGCTTGGTAAACTGACGGGGAGCactgtggaggggggtgggaagtTGACGGCAGAGCAAGGCTTTGTCACGATTGGCGATTTGGGTGGTTATGGGCCTTCCAATAACGCTTCGAGTgctggggctggggctggggctCTGCCGCAGAGGAGGACTGCGAGGAGAAGGTAG
- a CDS encoding uncharacterized protein (COG:C; EggNog:ENOG503P1S0): MSSLPLSMKTLLQLSPHSPSLTLTTSPLPVPSHPSDVLIKVYTTAPCKGELTWAAAFPDVIPSTKTPVPSQDLAGVIVSLPPAYTGGFKPGDKVYCRIEATRPGAAREYALARISELAMIPKNLGWIRAAATPLSSLTAWQALFTHGGLNKEGLLEGKNPAREENAKKRVLITGATGGVGSWAVQLAALAGCEVVGLCGPNKIAHVKELGASEVVNYKETSLRQWASPEREVDVVLDMVGGKTLEGCWFAIKDQGKMVSICAPPESARPSHLVGKEGVNSNFFIVEPLGEDLTEIGQLIEAGKVRPTVDSVWSFEEYGAAFEKLESGQTTGKVVLRVADFDE; the protein is encoded by the coding sequence ATGTCTTCGCTACCACTGTCAATGAAGACTCTTCTCCAACTGTCGCCTCATTCTCCTTCCCTTACCCTGACCACCTCACCGCTGCCCGTACCTTCTCACCCTTCTGACGTGCTCATCAAAGTATACACTACCGCGCCCTGCAAAGGCGAGCTCACCTGGGCTGCCGCATTCCCAGATGtgatcccctccaccaaaaccCCCGTGCCCTCTCAAGATCTCGCAGGTGTCATTGTCTCCTTGCCCCCCGCATACACCGGAGGGTTCAAGCCAGGGGACAAAGTCTACTGCCGGATTGAGGCGACCCGTCCCGGTGCGGCCCGCGAATACGCACTTGCCCGTATTTCAGAGCTGGCAATGATACCAAAGAATTTGGGATGGATCCGGGCAGCTGCAACGCCCTTGAGCTCGTTGACCGCTTGGCAAGCCTTGTTTACACATGGTGGCCTGAATAAAGAAGGCCTTCTTGAAGGAAAAAATCCTGCGAGAGAGGAGAACGCAAAAAAACGAGTGCTCATTACGGGGGCgactggtggtgttggaagTTGGGCGGTACAGCTTGCTGCTCTGGCGGGATGCGAAGTGGTAGGGCTCTGCGGACCGAATAAAATTGCCCACGTGAAGGAATTGGGAGCAAGTGAGGTGGTGAACTATAAGGAAACTTCTCTTCGGCAATGGGCGTCGCCTGAAAGGGAGGTTGACGTCGTTTTGGACATGGTTGGAGGGAAGACGTTGGAGGGCTGTTGGTTCGCTATCAAAGATCAGGGCAAGATGGTCAGTATTTGCGCTCCTCCTGAAAGTGCTAGGCCAAGCCATCTTGTTGGAAAGGAGGGCGTGAACAGCAATTTCTTCATCGTTGAGCCTCTTGGGGAAGACTTGACAGAGATTGGACAACTGATCGAGGCAGGCAAAGTCAGGCCGACGGTGGATAGCGTTTGGTCGTTTGAGGAGTACGGGGCGGCCTTTGAGAAGTTGGAGAGCGGGCAGACGACGGGAAAAGTTGTCCTTCGAGTTGCTGACTTTGACGAGTGA